A genomic window from Peromyscus maniculatus bairdii isolate BWxNUB_F1_BW_parent chromosome 1, HU_Pman_BW_mat_3.1, whole genome shotgun sequence includes:
- the Numa1 gene encoding nuclear mitotic apparatus protein 1 isoform X5 — translation MTLHATRAATLLAWVNSLHVADPIETVLQLQDCSIFIKIINTIHNTEEGQQILQQPVPERLDFVCSFLQKNWKHPLSTQCLVSVQKVMEGSEMELAKMVMLFLYHSTMSSRNPRDWEQFEYRIQAELAVILKFMLDHEDSLNLTEDLENFLEKVPYTYSSTVSEELSPPSHQAKRKIRFLEIQRIASSSSENNFLAGSPSSPMGDILQTPQFQIRRLKKQLADERNNRDELELELSESLKLLTEKDAQIAMMQQRIDHLALLNEKQAASSQESGEVEELRGKNESLTVRLHETLKRCQNLKTEKNQMDRKISQLSEENGDLSFKVREFSSHLQQLQGAFNDLIEEHNKASQEWAEKQAHLEKELNTALQDKKCLEEKNEILQGKLSQLEERATQLLESPAKEKGEVLGDALQLETLKQEAAKLAADNTQLQARVETLVSERGQQEAQQLAERGHFEEEKQQLATLIADLQSSISNLTQAKEELEQASQVQGAQLTAQVASLTALNTTLQQQKDQELASLKEQAKKEQAQMVQTLQEQEQAAQGLRQQVEQLSSSLKLKEQQLEEAAKEQEAARQDLTQQLATAAEAQEASLRERDTARQQLEALEREKAAKLESLQQQLQAANEARDSAQTSVTQVQREKAELSQKVGELHASIEAAHQEQRQAQAHVTELEAQLKAEQQKTTEREKVIQEKVQLQEQLQALEETLKITKGSLEEEKRRATDALQEQQRRVAEMETESRSLMEQREQAQKELEQEKGGRKGLEAQLQQLEETHQAETEALRRELAEATASQQRAQSETEQLVREVESWQKRFESRQQEEARYSALFQEQLVALKGDCEEADQEAQEEAGEVHSEGQIGQQQSQLAQLHANFARALQQVQEKEARAQKLADDLSTLQEKMAATNKEVACLKTLVLKAGEQQEMASLELFKEPPGAGNRESDRQEERRARPFSSTQAALKAMEREAEQMGSELGRLRAALMKSQGQQQEERGQQEREVARLTQERGQAQADLAQEKAAKAELEMRLQNTLNEQRVEFAALQEALAHALTEKEGKDQELAKLREQEAAQRTELKELQQTLEQLKTQLVKKEKEHPAGGTAGEGTSGPGTQSETARKTEVPGPELEALRAEVSKLEQRCQQQQQQVEGLTYSLESERASQVERDKALEALQGQLEEKARELGQSRAASASAQRELTALRAKAQDHSKAEEEWKAQVARGQQEAERKSSLISSLEEEVSILNRQVLEKEGESKELKRLVVAESEKSQKLEERLRLLQVETASSSARAAERSSALREEVQSLREEVEKQRTISENLRQELASQAERAEELGQELKAWQEKFFQKEQALSALQLEHTSTQALVSELLPAKHLCQQLQAEQAAAEKRHREEIEQSKQAAGGLRAELMRAQRELGELGPLRQKVVEQERAAQQLRAEKASYAEQLSMLKKAHGLLAEENRGLGERANLGRQFLEVELDQAREKYVQELAAVRTDAETHLAEMRQEAQSTTRELEVMTAKYEGAKVKVLEERQRFQEERQKLTAQVEQLEVFQREQTKQVEELSKKLTEYDQASKVQQQKLKAFQAQGGESQQEVQRLQAQLSELQTQLSQKEQAAEHYKLQMEKAKTHYDAKKQQNQELQEQLRDLEQLQKENKELRAEGERLGRELQQAGLKTKEAEQACRHLSAQVRSLEAQVAHADQQLRDLGKSQVATDALKSREPQKPQLDLSIDSLDLSLEEGTPCSVASKLPRTQPDGTSVPGEPASPISQRLPPKVESLESLYFTPIPARGQAPLESSLDSLGDAFPDSGRKTRSARRRTTQIINITMTKASLRATSSTQSLARLGSPDDGNSALLSLPGYRPTTRSSARRSQARMSSGAPQGRNSFYMGTCQDEPEQLDDWNRIAELQQRNRVCPPHLKTCYPLESRPSLNLATITDEEMKTGDPQETLRRASMQPAQIAEGVGITTRQQRKRVSTETHQGPGTPESKKATSCFPRPMTPRDRHEGRKQSSTAEAQKKAAPVLKQVDRRQSMAFSILNTPKKLGNSLLRRGGSKKTPAKVSPNTRSGTRRSPRIATTTAGAATATPRAKGKAKH, via the exons ccacAACACAGAAGAGGGGCAACAAATTCTTCAGCAGCCAGTGCCTGAAAGACTAGACTTTGTTTGCAGTTTCCTACAGA AAAATTGGAAACATCCCTTGTCTACACAATGCCTGGTGTCTGTGCAGAAAGTGATGGAGGGGTCTGAGATGGAATTGGCCAAG ATGGTAATGCTGTTTTTATATCACTCCACCATGAGCTCCAGAAATCCCCGGGACTGGGAACAGTTTGAATATAGGATTCAG gctgagtTAGCTGTCATCCTGAAGTTTATGCTGGATCATGAGGATTCATTAAACCTTACTGAGGACCTAGAGAATTTCTTGGAGAAAG TTCCGTACACCTATTCCAGTACTGTCTCTGAAGagctttctccacccagccaccaGGCCAAGAGGAAGATTCGCTTCTTAGAAATACAGAGGATTGCTTCATCTTCTAGTGAGAACAA CTTCCTCGCAGGTTCTCCATCCTCCCCTATGGGCGACATCCTGCAGACCCCACAGTTCCAGATAAGACGGTTGAAGAAACAGCTGGCAGATGAGAGGAACAACAGGGacgagctggagctggagctctcTGAGAGCCTCAAGCTCCTCACTGAGAAGG ATGCACAGATAGCCATGATGCAGCAGCGCATTGACCACCTGGCTTTGCTGAACGAGAAGCAGGCAGCCAGCTCTCAAGAATCCGGAGAGGTCGAGGAGCTCCGTGGCAAGAATGAGAG CCTTACCGTGCGGCTGCATGAGACTCTGAAGCGGTGTCAGAACCTGAAGACAGAAAAGAACCAGATGGATCGAAAGATTAGCCAACTTTCTGAGGAGAATGGGGATCTTTCCTTTAAG GTGCGAGAGTTTTCGAGCCACTTGCAACAACTGCAGGGTGCATTCAACGACCTGATAGAGGAGCACAACAAGGCTTCTCAGGAGTGGGCAGAGAAGCAGGCTCATCTGGAAAAGGAGCTCAACACAGCCCTCCAGGATAAG AAATGTCTTGAAGAGAAGAATGAAATCCTTCAGGGAAAGCTTTCCCAGCTGGAAGAACGAGCAACTCAACTGTTGGAGAGCCCAGCCAAGGAGAAGGGTGAGGTGCTGGGTGATGCCTTGCAG CTGGAAACCCTGAAGCAAGAGGCAGCCAAACTTGCTGCAGACAACACCCAGCTCCAAGCCCGAGTAGAGACACTGGTGAGTGAACGGGGCCAACAGGAAGCCCAGCAGCTGGCTGAGCGGGGCCActttgaagaagaaaagcagcagcTGGCCACCTTGATTGCTGACCTGCAGAGCTCCATTTCCAACCTCACCCAGGCCAAGGAGGAGctggagcaggcctcccaggttCAGGGGGCTCAGCTGACTGCCCAGGTGGCCTCTCTGACAGCACTCAATACCACCCTGCAGCAGCAGAAGGATCAAGAACTGGCCAGCCTGAAAGAACAGGCCAAAAAGGAACAGGCTCAGATGGTCCAGACCTTGCAAGAACAAGAACAGGCCGCCCAGGGCCTCCGCCAGCAGGTGGAGCAGCTGAGCAGCAGCCTGAAGCTGAAGGAACAGCAATTGGAAGAGGCAGCCAaggagcaggaggcagccagGCAGGATCTCACCCAGCAACTGGCCACTGCTGCTGAGGCTCAAGAGGCCTCTCTAAGGGAACGGGATACTGCTCGCCAGCAGCTGGAAGCATTGGAAAGGGAGAAGGCTGCCAAGCTAGAGAGTCTGCAGCAGCAACTTCAGGCTGCCAATGAAGCTAGGGATAGTGCACAGACCTCGGTCACACAGGTCCAGCGGGaaaaggcagagctgagccaAAAGGTAGGAGAACTCCATGCCAGCATTGAAGCTGCCCACCAGGAACAACGTCAGGCCCAAGCTCATGTGACAGAGCTAGAGGCCCAGCTGAAGGCCGAGCAGCAAAAAACAACTGAGAGAGAAAAAGTGATCCAGGAGAAGGTCCAGCTCCAGGAGCAGCTCCAGGCCCTTGAGGAGACTTTGAAGATTACCAAAGGCAGCCTTGAAGAGGAGAAGCGCAGGGCTACAGATGCCCTGCAGGAGCAGCAGCGCCGTGTTGCGGAGATGGAGACCGAGTCCCGAAGCCTGATGGAGCAGCGTGAGCAGGCACAGAAGGAGTTAGAACAAGAGAAGGGTGGGAGAAAGGGGCTGGAGGCCCAGCTACAGCAGCTTGAGGAGACTCATCAGGCTGAGACTGAAGCCCTGCGCCGTGAGCTGGCAGAGGCCACAGCCTcccagcagagagcccagagtgAGACCGAGCAGCTCGTCAGGGAGGTTGAGAGCTGGCAGAAGCGGTTTGAATCTCGTCAGCAAGAGGAGGCGAGATACAGTGCCCTGTTCCAGGAACAGCTGGTGGCTTTGAAGGGGGACTGTGAGGAGGCTGACCAGGAGgcccaggaggaggcaggagaggtcCACAGTGAGGGCCAGATAGGCCAGCAGCAGAGTCAGCTAGCCCAGCTTCATGCCAACTTTGCCAGAGCCCTTCAGCAGGTTCAGGAGAAAGAAGCCAGGGCCCAGAAGCTGGCAGACGATCTCTCAACTCTACAGGAGAAGATGGCTGCCACTAACAAGGAGGTGGCCTGCCTGAAGACCTTGGTGCTCAAAGCaggtgagcagcaggaaatggcCTCACTTGAGTTATTCAAAGAGCCCCCAGGGGCTGGAAACAGAGAGTCCGACAGGCAAGAAGAACGGCGGGCACGGCCGTTCTCCAGCACACAAGCAGCACTGAAGGCTATGGAGCGGGAAGCTGAGCAAATGGGCAGTGAACTTGGTAGGCTGAGGGCAGCACTGATGAAGAGCCAGGGCCAGCAGCAAGAAGAACGTGGGCAGCAGGAGAGGGAGGTAGCACGACTGACCCAGGAGCGGGGCCAGGCCCAAGCCGACCTGGCTCAGGAGAAGGCAGCCAAGGCAGAGCTTGAGATGCGGCTGCAGAATACCCTCAATGAGCAGCGTGTGGAGTTTGCTGCCCTGCAAGAGGCACTGGCCCACGCCCTGACGGAAAAGGAAGGCAAAGACCAGGAGCTTGCCAAACTTCGTGAGCAAGAGGCAGCTCAAAGAACAGAGCTGAAGGAGCTCCAGCAGACTTTGGAGCAACTGAAAACACAGTTagtcaagaaagagaaagagcaccCTGCAGGAGGTACTGCTGGAGAAGGCACTTCTGGCCCAGGAACCCAGTCGGAGACAGCTAGAAAGACAGAGGTGCCGGGCCCTGAGTTGGAGGCTCTTCGGGCAGAGGTCAGCAAGCTAGAGCAGCggtgccagcagcagcagcagcaggtcgAAGGTCTGACATACAGCCTGGAGTCGGAGCGTGCTTCCCAGGTCGAGCGGGACAAAGCCCTGGAGGCACTGCAGGGCCAGTTAGAGGAGAAGGCTCGGGAGCTAGGGCAGAGTCGAGCTGCCTCCGCTTCAGCTCAGAGAGAGCTGACAGCCCTCCGTGCCAAAGCCCAGGACCATAGCAAAGCTGAGGAAGAGTGGAAGGCCCAGGTAGCCCGCGGCCAGCAGGAGGCTGAGAGAAAAAGCAGTCTTATCAGCAGCTTGGAAGAGGAGGTATCCATCCTGAACCGCCAAGTCctagagaaggagggggagagcaaGGAGTTGAAGCGCCTGGTTGTAGCTGAATCAGAGAAGagccagaagctggaagagaGGCTGCGCCTGCTGCAGGTAGAAACAGCCAGCAGTAGTGCCAGAGCAGCCGAACGCAGCTCAGCTCTACGAGAGGAGGTACAGAGCCTCCGGGAGGAGGTAGAGAAACAGCGTACAATTTCGGAGAACTTGCGACAAGAGCTGGCCTCACAGGCAGAGCGAGCTGAGGAACTGGGCCAGGAGTTGAAGGCCTGGCAGGAGAAGTTCTTCCAAAAGGAGCAAGCGCTCTCTGCCCTGCAGCTGGAGCATACCAGCACACAGGCCCTGGTGAGCGAGCTGCTGCCTGCCAAGCACCTTTGTCAGCAGCTGCAAGCGGAGCAGGCCGCTGCTGAGAAGCGCCACCGGGAGGAGATAGAGCAGAGCAAGCAGGCCGCTGGTGGGCTTCGGGCAGAGCTAATGCGGGCACAGCGGGAGCTCGGGGAGCTAGGGCCTTTGAGGCAGAAAGTGGTTGAGCAGGAGCGAGCAGCCCAGCAGCTCCGGGCAGAAAAGGCCAGCTATGCAGAGCAGCTGAGCATGCTGAAGAAGGCTCATGGCCTGTTGGCAGAGGAGAACCGGGGGCTGGGAGAGCGGGCCAACCTCGGCCGGCAGTTTCTGGAAGTAGAGCTAGATCAAGCCCGGGAGAAGTATGTCCAGGAGTTGGCAGCTGTGCGTACTGATGCTGAGACCCATCTGGCTGAAATGCGGCAAGAAGCACAGAGTACTACCCGGGAACTGGAGGTGATGACTGCCAAGTACGAAGGTGCCAAGGTGAAGGTCCTAGAGGAAAGGCAGAGGTTCCAAGAAGAGCGGCAGAAACTCACTGCCCAG GTGGAGCAACTAGAGGTATTTCAGAGAGAGCAGACTAAGCAG GTGGAAGAACTGAGTAAGAAGTTAACAGAGTATGATCAAGCCAGCAAGGTGCAGCAACAGAAGCTCAAG GCCTTCCAGGCGCAGGGGGGTGAGAGCCAGCAGGAGGTCCAGCGCCTCCAGGCCCAGCTGAGTGAGCTGCAGACCCAGCTGAGCCAGAAGGAGCAGGCAGCTGAACACTACAAGCTACAG ATGGAGAAAGCCAAGACCCATTATGATGCCAAGAAGCAGCAGAACCAAGAGCTGCAGGAGCAGCTTCGAGACCTGGAGCAGCTgcagaaggagaacaaggagCTTCGGGCTGAAGGTGAACGTTTGGGCCGtgagctgcagcaggcagggctgAAGACCAAGGAGGCTGAACAGGCCTGTCGCCACCTTAGTGCCCAGGTGCGCAGCCTGGAGGCTCAG GTTGCCCATGCAGACCAGCAGCTTCGAGACTTGGGCAAATCCCAGGTGGCAACTGATGCCTTAAAGAGCCGTGAGCCTCAGAAACCCCAGCTGGACTTAAGTATTGACAGCCTGGATCTGAGCTTGGAGGAAGGAACCCCGTGCAGTGTTGCTAG CAAGCTGCCTCGTACCCAGCCAGATGGCACCAGTGTCCCTGGAGAGCCAGCTTCACCCATCTCCCAGCGCCTGCCCCCCAAAGTGGAATCCCTGGAGAGTCTCTACTTCACCCCCATTCCTGCTCGGGGTCAGGCCCCCTTGGAGAGCAGCTTGGACTCCCTGGGCGATGCCTTCCCTGACTCTGGCCGTAAGACACGCTCTGCTCGCCGGCGTACCACACAAATCATCAACATTACCATGACCAAG GCCAGCTTGCGAGCCACCTCCTCCACCCAGTCCCTGGCCCGCTTGGGCTCTCCTGATGATGGCAACTCGGCTCTGCTTAgcctgcctggctaccggcctACTACTCGGAGCTCTGCTCGTCGCTCCCAGGCCAGGATGTCCAGTGGGGCCCCTCAAG GGAGGAACAGCTTCTATATGGGTACTTGCCAGGATGAGCCTGAGCAGCTGGACGATTGGAACCGCATTGCAGAGTTGCAGCAGCGCAACCGAGTATGCCCCCCGCACCTGAAGACCTGCTATCCTCTGGAGTCCAGG CCTTCCCTGAACCTGGCCACCATCACTGATGAGGAGATGAAAACAGGAGACCCCCAGGAAACCTTACGCCGAGCCAGCATGCAGCCAGCCCAGATCGCCGAGGGTGTTGGCATCACTACCCGGCAGCAGCGCAAACGGGTCTCCACAGAGACCCACCAGGGTCCTGGCACTCCTGAG TCCAAGAAAGCTACCAGCTGCTTCCCACGCCCTATGACTCCCAGGGACCGGCATGAAGGACGCAAGCAGAGCAGCACTGCTGAAGCCCAGAAGAAAGCAGCTCCAGTTCTTAAACAG GTGGACCGGCGCCAGTCAATGGCCTTCAGCATCCTTAACACACCCAAGAAACTTGGAAATAGTCTTCTACGGCGAGGAGGTTCAAAGAAGACCCCAGCCAAGGTTTCCCCCAATACTCGCAGTGGAACCCGCCGCTCTCCACGTATtgccaccaccacagctggcGCTGCTACTGCTACTCCTCGGGCCAAGGGCAAG GCAAAGCACTAG